A single Cottoperca gobio chromosome 3, fCotGob3.1, whole genome shotgun sequence DNA region contains:
- the lmo7b gene encoding LIM domain only protein 7b isoform X5 gives MEWRQQTNVSCADAFNEAQRWIEEVTEKSFGCNDFRAALENGVLLCDLINKLKPGIIKRVNRLSTPIAGLDNVNVFLKACGKLGLNVSQLFHPGDLQDLSTRATLRRDETNRRLRNVLITIYWLGRKAHLDTFYSGSQLNFKAFEGLLGLALSKALDDGSNMFVKESWYPERGMRPSYKMQYCVDSIDSLDSQVLRQNSEGWGSDAEAEQVFKMEITQPVTQQNKGYIPPPFLQRKQGPEKNGRGRSSPLARSKSLSDIPMVYPVRKVPDGFTIYDADQDTEMARECYQENERMCSVVAKDSEAQWQDDLSKWKTRRRSTKSDLRRKSQDREHVITQMANGAAIKFEKKEAQGEPLKRDQQSPHWHYPAPRPYSTPPHSKSISDLGPHTRALLARGCATETPFSPTAPLSSRNSTHAQRSSVGAMPASDGNILGEEIHFASLASHGAAVATPPPDYPFSYQTQVKVHGSPVLFQPTSEVAQPENVFTNQISTLIKTIQPNVPTNSTDTRYPTVSMSGPKELTFCVDPKVPTFCPDAVYRAGVDALVDLPHQNIKSKEKSQKISWEPAVQLGRGQQAVGVYKYLSRAGSWSGSASLPRGYRRSEGSSRLSSAITARPFGTKQSRVSSLPRLCKVENNQSLQLESEKVESISPTTKSSLKRQTATTYLKVQHHASIRPKKAIEAKQNGTEQGEEVKGATLSSQTSFQTNGYHHQTYTQTQLVPQPYSNLQTQHDKSSTLRSNASIDLPKVDHSDMRVSLTLKPNSRPDFGFQTHWDSKGTRVKFIQPGSPAELCQLCVDDAIVAVNGVAVAHLNYNQWKDKMTSSLQTGILTMDIRRYGNKDWSTGEGGSHNQPGQSRMTLNLTASAPVLIGCPDHHANSSASTETAVRKVSKRNGQTDDVLQGKVMHGEFADSHRTARSKDCNKISRENQKRRTEFFTQKGGSESAISDLQVPSLSPSSSSWSWNHEEDRRRQEKWQEEQERLLQAQYQRDQERLESEWRRAQLDAKGELCRKSGQNSFEMTKSVEIPASTQLHASGSTNKTREEQRPDREELKETGSKPKSNAQRERRDKISGQAWAQDSFGFAQLSASHRAKSLSTPALAGSHTQTRGDERKRKGQSVSNAEKDRQQILEEMKKRTHLLTDNSWIRQRSNSFYKEPIYVGVPMKRYESLDDLDTLRQSTTTFGYPRPHSAAPGFCAPSRNSSSRYSTGSMLPQRNTFDSSHLRRMVSGRRTCCVCERVLGSGAAIVIEALSLCFHLACFQCVGCHQHLGGTETGVQVRIRNRKPHCEPCYFQLKSGGAPPM, from the exons gaAGTGACTGAAAAATCGTTTGGTTGCAACGACTTCCGTGCTGCCTTGGAGAATGGAGTCCTGCTTTGCGA cTTGATTAACAAATTGAAACCTGGCATCATTAAGAGAGTAAACAGGCTTTCTACTCCCATCGCTGGTCTG GATAATGTGAATGTATTCCTAAAAGCCTGTGGGAAACTGGGACTGAATGTGTCTCAGCTGTTTCATCCAGGAGACCTGCAGGACCTGTCCACTCGCGCAACACTAAG gCGAGATGAAACCAACAGAAGACTCAGAAAT GTTCTCATCACTATCTACTGGTTGGGTCGTAAGGCTCACCTCGACACATTCTACAGCGGTTCTCAGCTGAACTTCAAGGCCTTTGAAGGGCTGTTAGGGTTGGCCTTGTCCAAG GCTCTAGATGACGGCAGTAACATGTTTGTGAAAGAGAGCTGGTACCCTGAGAGGGGCATGAGACCGAGCTATAAGATGCAGTACTGTGTGGACAGCATCGACTCTCTGGACTCCCAAGTCCTCCGCCAAAACAGTGAAG GTTGGGGAAGTGACGCGGAAGCTGAGCAGGTGTTCAAGATGGAGATTACTCAGCCAGTAACCCAGCAAAACAAAGGTTATATCCCACCACCATTCCTACAGAGAAAACAAGGACCGGAGAAGAATGGAAGGGGCCGCTCTAGTCCACTCGCCAG GAGCAAATCACTCAGTGACATCCCGATGGTATATCCTGTGCGTAAAGTTCCAGATGGGTTCACCATCTATGATGCGGACCAGGATACAGAAATGGCAAGGGAGTGTTATCAAGAAAACGAACGGATGTGTAGCGTTGTTGCCAAGGACAGTGAAGCTCAGTGGCAAGAT GATTTATCAAAGTGGAAGACTCGTCGCAGGAGCACCAAGTCTGACCTCCGCAGGAAGTCGCAAGACAGAGAGCATGTCATTACCCAAATGGCCAATGGGGCTGCGATTAAATTTGAGAAGAAAGAGGCACAAGGTGAACCGCTGAAGAG AGACCAGCAGTCACCTCACTGGCATTACCCTGCCCCTCGTCCTTACTCCACCCCTCCTCATTCAAAATCCATCTCCGATCTCGGGCCACATACTCGGGCTCTGCTGGCCCGCGGCTGCGCCACGGAGACGCCTTTCAGCCCCACAGCTCCACTTAGCTCCCGTAACTCAACCCACGCTCAG AGATCGTCTGTTGGCGCCATGCCTGCCTCTGATGGGAATATCCTGGGTGAGGAGATTCACTTTGCTTCCTTGGCTTCACATGGCGCTGCAGTTGCCACCCCTCCCCCGGACTACCCTTTCAGCTACCAGACCCAAGTCAAGGTGCACGGCAGCCCAGTTCTTTTCCAGCCCACATCTGAGGTGGCCCAgccagaaaatgtttttacaaaccAAATCTCCACTCTGATCAAAACTATACAGCCGAATGTGCCCACAAATTCAACCGACACCAGGTATCCTACTGTGTCCATGTCGGGTCCCAAGGAACTTACATTCTGCGTTGATCCGAAAGTTCCAACTTTTTGTCCTGATGCTGTTTACCGGGCAGGAGTCGATGCTCTCGTGGACTTGCCCCACCAGAACATCAAGTCCAAGGAAAAGAGCCAGAAGATATCTTGGGAACCAGCTGTGCAGCTAGGCAGAGGCCAGCAGGCTGTGGGCGTCTACAAGTACTTGTCCAGAGCTGGGTCGTGGTCCGGCTCAGCCAGCCTTCCTCGTGGTTACCGGAGGTCTGAGGGCTCATCTCGTCTCTCTTCTGCAATCACAGCCAGGCCCTTTGGGACCAAGCAGTCCAGGGTGTCCTCGCTGCCGAGACTGTGCAAA GTAGAAAACAACCAGAGTCTGCAGTTGGAAAGTGAGAAAGTGGAATCTATTTCTCCAACCACCAAATCTTCACTCAAAAGACAGACCGCAACCACATATTTGAAGGTTCAGCACCATGCTTCAATCAGACCAAAGAAAGCTATCGAAGCGAAGCAGAATGGTACAGAACAGGGGGAGGAGGTGAAAGGTGCCACTCTCTCCAGTCAGACCTCCTTCCAGACCAATGGCTACCACCATCAGACATACACCCAAACCCAGCTAGTACCGCAGCCTTATTCAAACCTGCAGACGCAACACGACAAAAGCTCGACTCTCCGATCTAATGCAAGCATTGACCTCCCAAAG gtggatCACAGTGACATGAGAGTGAGCCTTACTCTTAAACCCAACAGTAGACCAGACTTTGGTTTCCAGACTCATTGGGACTCAAAAGGGACCAGAGTCAAATTCATTCAACCTG GCAGTCCAGCGGAGCTTTGCCAGCTGTGTGTGGACGATGCGATTGTGGCTGTTAATGGAGTTGCGGTGGCACACTTGAACTACAACCAGTGGAAGGATAAAATGACATCTTCCCTGCAAACGGGCATTTTGACCATGGACATTCGGCGTTATGGCAACAAGG ATTGGAGCACCGGTGAGGGGGGGAGTCACAACCAGCCAGGCCAGAGCAGGATGACCCTCAATCTGACGGCCTCAGCACCCGTTCTGATAGGTTGCCCCGATCACCATGCCAACAGTAGTGCCTCTACAGAAACCGCAGTCAGGAAAGTGTCCAAACGCAATGGGCAGACGGACGAC GTTTTACAAGGTAAAGTCATGCATGGAGAGTTTGCTGACAGCCACAGGACAGCCAGAAGTAAAG ATTGTAATAAGATTAGTAGGGAAAATCAGAAACGGAGGACAGAGTTTTTCACACAGAAAG GAGGTTCAGAATCTGCAATATCTGAT CTCCAGGTGCCATCCCTCAGCCCCTCCTCATCCAGCTGGTCGTGGAATCATGAGGAGGATCGAAGGCGTCAGGAGAAGTGGCAGGAAGAGCAGGAGCGCCTCCTACAG GCGCAATACCAGCGGGATCAGGAGAGGCTTGAATCAGAGTGGCGGAGGGCACAACTAGATGCAAAGGGGGAGTTATGCAGGAAGTCAGGG CAGAACTCTTTTGAGATGACCAAGAGTGTTGAGATCCCTGCCAGTACCCAGCTTCATGCGAGTGGatcaacaaacaaaaccagagaagAGCAGCGCCCTGACCGAGAGGAGCTGAAAGAAACGGGATCTAAACCTAAAAGTAATGCACAAAGAGAGCGACGTGACAAGATTTCTGGACAAGCCTG GGCTCAGGACTCCTTCGGCTTTGCTCAGCTGTCTGCTTCACACAG gGCAAAGTCCTTGTCTACCCCAGCATTAGCTGGCTCCCACACACAGACGAGAG GtgatgagaggaaaagaaaaggacagTCTGTGTCTAACGCTGAGAAAGACAGGCAGCAGATTTtggaggagatgaagaaaaGGACTCATCTTCTGACCGACAACAGCTGGATACGTCAGCGCAGCAACAGCTTTTACAAGGAGCCAATCTATGTTGGGGTTCCTATGAAGAG GTATGAGTCTCTGGACGACCTGGATACTTTGCGTCAGTCGACCACTACATTCGGTTACCCTCGTCCCCACTCAGCTGCTCCAGGTTTCTGTGCTCCAAGCAGGAACTCCTCCTCCCGCTACAGCACTGGATCAATGTTACCccagagaaatacatttgactCATCTCATCTTCGCAG GATGGTCAGTGGCAGGAGgacttgctgtgtgtgtgagcgtgtccTGGGTAGTGGGGCAGCCATTGTCATAGAGGCCCTTAGTCTCTGCTTCCACCTCGCCTGTTTCCAG TGTGTGGGCTGCCACCAACATCTCGGAGGAACTGAGACTGGAGTCCAGGTTCGAATCCGAAACAGGAAACCCCACTGTGAGCCCTGCTATTTCCAACTCAAGT CCGGAGGTGCCCCCCCCATGTGA
- the lmo7b gene encoding LIM domain only protein 7b isoform X4, with amino-acid sequence MEWRQQTNVSCADAFNEAQRWIEEVTEKSFGCNDFRAALENGVLLCDLINKLKPGIIKRVNRLSTPIAGLDNVNVFLKACGKLGLNVSQLFHPGDLQDLSTRATLRRDETNRRLRNVLITIYWLGRKAHLDTFYSGSQLNFKAFEGLLGLALSKALDDGSNMFVKESWYPERGMRPSYKMQYCVDSIDSLDSQVLRQNSEGWGSDAEAEQVFKMEITQPVTQQNKGYIPPPFLQRKQGPEKNGRGRSSPLARAYQIQVRPERPVQVNPGWIWSKSLSDIPMVYPVRKVPDGFTIYDADQDTEMARECYQENERMCSVVAKDSEAQWQDDLSKWKTRRRSTKSDLRRKSQDREHVITQMANGAAIKFEKKEAQGEPLKRDQQSPHWHYPAPRPYSTPPHSKSISDLGPHTRALLARGCATETPFSPTAPLSSRNSTHAQRSSVGAMPASDGNILGEEIHFASLASHGAAVATPPPDYPFSYQTQVKVHGSPVLFQPTSEVAQPENVFTNQISTLIKTIQPNVPTNSTDTRYPTVSMSGPKELTFCVDPKVPTFCPDAVYRAGVDALVDLPHQNIKSKEKSQKISWEPAVQLGRGQQAVGVYKYLSRAGSWSGSASLPRGYRRSEGSSRLSSAITARPFGTKQSRVSSLPRLCKVENNQSLQLESEKVESISPTTKSSLKRQTATTYLKVQHHASIRPKKAIEAKQNGTEQGEEVKGATLSSQTSFQTNGYHHQTYTQTQLVPQPYSNLQTQHDKSSTLRSNASIDLPKVDHSDMRVSLTLKPNSRPDFGFQTHWDSKGTRVKFIQPGSPAELCQLCVDDAIVAVNGVAVAHLNYNQWKDKMTSSLQTGILTMDIRRYGNKDWSTGEGGSHNQPGQSRMTLNLTASAPVLIGCPDHHANSSASTETAVRKVSKRNGQTDDVLQGKVMHGEFADSHRTARSKGGSESAISDLQVPSLSPSSSSWSWNHEEDRRRQEKWQEEQERLLQAQYQRDQERLESEWRRAQLDAKGELCRKSGQNSFEMTKSVEIPASTQLHASGSTNKTREEQRPDREELKETGSKPKSNAQRERRDKISGQAWAQDSFGFAQLSASHRAKSLSTPALAGSHTQTRGDERKRKGQSVSNAEKDRQQILEEMKKRTHLLTDNSWIRQRSNSFYKEPIYVGVPMKRYESLDDLDTLRQSTTTFGYPRPHSAAPGFCAPSRNSSSRYSTGSMLPQRNTFDSSHLRRMVSGRRTCCVCERVLGSGAAIVIEALSLCFHLACFQCVGCHQHLGGTETGVQVRIRNRKPHCEPCYFQLKSGGAPPM; translated from the exons gaAGTGACTGAAAAATCGTTTGGTTGCAACGACTTCCGTGCTGCCTTGGAGAATGGAGTCCTGCTTTGCGA cTTGATTAACAAATTGAAACCTGGCATCATTAAGAGAGTAAACAGGCTTTCTACTCCCATCGCTGGTCTG GATAATGTGAATGTATTCCTAAAAGCCTGTGGGAAACTGGGACTGAATGTGTCTCAGCTGTTTCATCCAGGAGACCTGCAGGACCTGTCCACTCGCGCAACACTAAG gCGAGATGAAACCAACAGAAGACTCAGAAAT GTTCTCATCACTATCTACTGGTTGGGTCGTAAGGCTCACCTCGACACATTCTACAGCGGTTCTCAGCTGAACTTCAAGGCCTTTGAAGGGCTGTTAGGGTTGGCCTTGTCCAAG GCTCTAGATGACGGCAGTAACATGTTTGTGAAAGAGAGCTGGTACCCTGAGAGGGGCATGAGACCGAGCTATAAGATGCAGTACTGTGTGGACAGCATCGACTCTCTGGACTCCCAAGTCCTCCGCCAAAACAGTGAAG GTTGGGGAAGTGACGCGGAAGCTGAGCAGGTGTTCAAGATGGAGATTACTCAGCCAGTAACCCAGCAAAACAAAGGTTATATCCCACCACCATTCCTACAGAGAAAACAAGGACCGGAGAAGAATGGAAGGGGCCGCTCTAGTCCACTCGCCAG AGCATATCAAATCCAGGTCAGACCTGAGAGACCAGTTCAGGTCAACCCTGGCTGGATTTG GAGCAAATCACTCAGTGACATCCCGATGGTATATCCTGTGCGTAAAGTTCCAGATGGGTTCACCATCTATGATGCGGACCAGGATACAGAAATGGCAAGGGAGTGTTATCAAGAAAACGAACGGATGTGTAGCGTTGTTGCCAAGGACAGTGAAGCTCAGTGGCAAGAT GATTTATCAAAGTGGAAGACTCGTCGCAGGAGCACCAAGTCTGACCTCCGCAGGAAGTCGCAAGACAGAGAGCATGTCATTACCCAAATGGCCAATGGGGCTGCGATTAAATTTGAGAAGAAAGAGGCACAAGGTGAACCGCTGAAGAG AGACCAGCAGTCACCTCACTGGCATTACCCTGCCCCTCGTCCTTACTCCACCCCTCCTCATTCAAAATCCATCTCCGATCTCGGGCCACATACTCGGGCTCTGCTGGCCCGCGGCTGCGCCACGGAGACGCCTTTCAGCCCCACAGCTCCACTTAGCTCCCGTAACTCAACCCACGCTCAG AGATCGTCTGTTGGCGCCATGCCTGCCTCTGATGGGAATATCCTGGGTGAGGAGATTCACTTTGCTTCCTTGGCTTCACATGGCGCTGCAGTTGCCACCCCTCCCCCGGACTACCCTTTCAGCTACCAGACCCAAGTCAAGGTGCACGGCAGCCCAGTTCTTTTCCAGCCCACATCTGAGGTGGCCCAgccagaaaatgtttttacaaaccAAATCTCCACTCTGATCAAAACTATACAGCCGAATGTGCCCACAAATTCAACCGACACCAGGTATCCTACTGTGTCCATGTCGGGTCCCAAGGAACTTACATTCTGCGTTGATCCGAAAGTTCCAACTTTTTGTCCTGATGCTGTTTACCGGGCAGGAGTCGATGCTCTCGTGGACTTGCCCCACCAGAACATCAAGTCCAAGGAAAAGAGCCAGAAGATATCTTGGGAACCAGCTGTGCAGCTAGGCAGAGGCCAGCAGGCTGTGGGCGTCTACAAGTACTTGTCCAGAGCTGGGTCGTGGTCCGGCTCAGCCAGCCTTCCTCGTGGTTACCGGAGGTCTGAGGGCTCATCTCGTCTCTCTTCTGCAATCACAGCCAGGCCCTTTGGGACCAAGCAGTCCAGGGTGTCCTCGCTGCCGAGACTGTGCAAA GTAGAAAACAACCAGAGTCTGCAGTTGGAAAGTGAGAAAGTGGAATCTATTTCTCCAACCACCAAATCTTCACTCAAAAGACAGACCGCAACCACATATTTGAAGGTTCAGCACCATGCTTCAATCAGACCAAAGAAAGCTATCGAAGCGAAGCAGAATGGTACAGAACAGGGGGAGGAGGTGAAAGGTGCCACTCTCTCCAGTCAGACCTCCTTCCAGACCAATGGCTACCACCATCAGACATACACCCAAACCCAGCTAGTACCGCAGCCTTATTCAAACCTGCAGACGCAACACGACAAAAGCTCGACTCTCCGATCTAATGCAAGCATTGACCTCCCAAAG gtggatCACAGTGACATGAGAGTGAGCCTTACTCTTAAACCCAACAGTAGACCAGACTTTGGTTTCCAGACTCATTGGGACTCAAAAGGGACCAGAGTCAAATTCATTCAACCTG GCAGTCCAGCGGAGCTTTGCCAGCTGTGTGTGGACGATGCGATTGTGGCTGTTAATGGAGTTGCGGTGGCACACTTGAACTACAACCAGTGGAAGGATAAAATGACATCTTCCCTGCAAACGGGCATTTTGACCATGGACATTCGGCGTTATGGCAACAAGG ATTGGAGCACCGGTGAGGGGGGGAGTCACAACCAGCCAGGCCAGAGCAGGATGACCCTCAATCTGACGGCCTCAGCACCCGTTCTGATAGGTTGCCCCGATCACCATGCCAACAGTAGTGCCTCTACAGAAACCGCAGTCAGGAAAGTGTCCAAACGCAATGGGCAGACGGACGAC GTTTTACAAGGTAAAGTCATGCATGGAGAGTTTGCTGACAGCCACAGGACAGCCAGAAGTAAAG GAGGTTCAGAATCTGCAATATCTGAT CTCCAGGTGCCATCCCTCAGCCCCTCCTCATCCAGCTGGTCGTGGAATCATGAGGAGGATCGAAGGCGTCAGGAGAAGTGGCAGGAAGAGCAGGAGCGCCTCCTACAG GCGCAATACCAGCGGGATCAGGAGAGGCTTGAATCAGAGTGGCGGAGGGCACAACTAGATGCAAAGGGGGAGTTATGCAGGAAGTCAGGG CAGAACTCTTTTGAGATGACCAAGAGTGTTGAGATCCCTGCCAGTACCCAGCTTCATGCGAGTGGatcaacaaacaaaaccagagaagAGCAGCGCCCTGACCGAGAGGAGCTGAAAGAAACGGGATCTAAACCTAAAAGTAATGCACAAAGAGAGCGACGTGACAAGATTTCTGGACAAGCCTG GGCTCAGGACTCCTTCGGCTTTGCTCAGCTGTCTGCTTCACACAG gGCAAAGTCCTTGTCTACCCCAGCATTAGCTGGCTCCCACACACAGACGAGAG GtgatgagaggaaaagaaaaggacagTCTGTGTCTAACGCTGAGAAAGACAGGCAGCAGATTTtggaggagatgaagaaaaGGACTCATCTTCTGACCGACAACAGCTGGATACGTCAGCGCAGCAACAGCTTTTACAAGGAGCCAATCTATGTTGGGGTTCCTATGAAGAG GTATGAGTCTCTGGACGACCTGGATACTTTGCGTCAGTCGACCACTACATTCGGTTACCCTCGTCCCCACTCAGCTGCTCCAGGTTTCTGTGCTCCAAGCAGGAACTCCTCCTCCCGCTACAGCACTGGATCAATGTTACCccagagaaatacatttgactCATCTCATCTTCGCAG GATGGTCAGTGGCAGGAGgacttgctgtgtgtgtgagcgtgtccTGGGTAGTGGGGCAGCCATTGTCATAGAGGCCCTTAGTCTCTGCTTCCACCTCGCCTGTTTCCAG TGTGTGGGCTGCCACCAACATCTCGGAGGAACTGAGACTGGAGTCCAGGTTCGAATCCGAAACAGGAAACCCCACTGTGAGCCCTGCTATTTCCAACTCAAGT CCGGAGGTGCCCCCCCCATGTGA